The Liolophura sinensis isolate JHLJ2023 chromosome 6, CUHK_Ljap_v2, whole genome shotgun sequence genomic sequence TCCAAAGTTGAAATAATAAGTGAATGGAAAAGAGAGCGGATTAAAAGCGGTGCTGTGAAGGTAACTATTACCTCTCATGTTTCCagaccaaaacaaaacaaaacaaaacaaaacaaaaaaaacaccctgaaatatacacaaaatacaggCTATAcctttttatatattatacatgaatATCTGTTTGTGTTATTACGAGCCGAGTGAGCTAATTGTTCGAATCGCCATTTTATAATAAAGGTctcaggctcgaatccagcttccgCCAGTATGGTTGCGCCTGTTAGTCAGTGGGTTTGTCAGATGGGGTATCCTCTCCCACAGACCTTATGAGTAAAAGTGAGTATGAAGTGAAACACCATTCATATCAGTTTTTCTCGTATTGGCAAAATAAGTATGTTATCATACTATGTCTAACCTATGATATGAATATCTCGTTtataaataagaataaaaatttGTCATAACCAAGATTTGAACTCGAGAGCTATCCAGTGCTGACATGGATTACTCCTTTAAGCTCATGCTGACGCTAGGAAGTTGACCAGTGAAacaacatgtgtgtgtgtggaaatcCATGCCTAAAATACATGTTTAGACATAAGTTAAATGGTTTGAAATTGCACATGTGGCGCTACTTCAAATAGTGAACTAACTTGAATATGAATATGACAAATGGTTTCGTTTCCGACAAGAATAcattagaaaatatttatacGGTGCTGCTTATGGAGAAACATTTTTCGTGTATGAATAATGAACAAGAGAGTCTTTCAAAAGCAACCCGATGCAATGAAACTCAATAGGCAGCTCGGTGTTGTCGAGCCAAATAGATTCCCTTCCTGTTGCTATCTTGGAGAGTCATTTAGGCATGCAAAATTCCTAACGATCTTTACAGTACTGCTATACTCAGAGTAGTTGGACTACCATAGTGGGAGATGGTAGTCCATCAAAGGATTTGCTCAAGACATGTCTCACGTCATGTCGGTTCCATTGACTGTAGCTAAATGGCTTAGGCTAAAGAGTAAAGCATACCGGCGTCGTAAACAGAGGGTTATGTCTTGCAAAACGGTAACGGAATCGCCGGTGAAAAAGCAGTCAAAAACTCTCCTTCGAAGTCAAACAGTCGGATGCATTCCCAGTGACGTTCTGTCAAGAGCAGACGATACCGCAGATCACAACCGAACGGATAAACATGGCGTCATCATTACATCAGAATCCCAAGACCAGATAGAGGACAGAAAGACTGTTCTTCATGCGTGGGAGAAGCAAAAGTCTTCAACGCCTATATACAAGAACATTTCCACTTCTACACCGCCGTCTGCAAGGCGTAAGAAACGATTTTCGAGACCCGCTATTCGAATTGACAAAGTCGGTCAAATCCCAGAGTCCAGGGAAGTGAGTGAAACCCAACGAGAGCCCAATTCCACAGGCGACGACGACGAATCCAGACAGGCGGAATATGCTGTGGACATTTCCAAACCAGGTAATACACCTGCGATCTTTTCCCGCCCAGGTTCCCGAGACAAAAAACttcatgaatttttaaaaagtagCCACAACGTTTCAATAAACGAGGAGGAAACTCTATTTGAAGATCAAACTAAAGGGATTGACAACTATGCAGAGACAGACCACCTTCGTCGACAAGCCTGGGGAGTTTCCAGTAGCTCAGAAGGGGACAGCAATCAAAATCTAGGAAACACGACTTTTCAGTCACGAAAAGCAGGTGCTCATGGTGCCTCTCTAAAAAGCCAGCAGAATAAATCTATTTCTGACCATAAGATTTCACCAGCAGACAGCATCCATGTTTCCTCTTGTAGATCCCATGGTTCTCCCCCTAGGGACCGTCACCATTCTCCATTAAAAAGCCGTAACACTTCTCCTGTAAGAAGCCACCCATCCTCCACCACCAGATGTCCATATGCTTTCCCGACGAGAAATCATCGTACATCCCCGATCAGAAACCATCCTACATACCCAATGAGAAGTCCTCATATTTCCTCGCCGAGAAAACATGGCACATCACCGACAAAAAACCAGGGTACATCCCCAAAGAGACATCATCGTACATCCCCGATGAGAAATTCTCATGCTTCCCCAGTGAAAAACTATCGTACATCCCCAATGAGAAGTCCTCATGCTTCCCCAATGAGAAACTATCGTTCGTCCCCCCTGAAAAGTCCCCATACTTCCCCAGTGAGAGGTCATCGTACATCTACACTGAGGAGTCGCCAAAACTCCCGTCAGAGAAGCCGTAGTATTTCCCCACATAGAAGCCCTTATTTGTCTCCGATGAGTTGCCATGCCTCTCCAGTCAGCTTCGCTTTCCAACGCCAGTACAGTTGGAGAAGCAGTCGCCGTTCTTCGCCGTTGCGGAACGCCTCAAGTTCAGCATTCAGCAGTCGGCAAAGCACCCCTACACGACGATCACGGGGCTCTTCTGTCTCCAGTAAGAGAAGCAGTTCAGGCAGCCGTCATAGTACTCCTGACTCCAGGCAGATTCATCACCATACGAGTTTAGAAGTACCGTTTGAGAGAGTGTGGTCTACTAGGCAAAGGAGCCCGTCCCCCAGGTCTTGGGGCTCCGTGACAGGTTCCTATTATTCTCCTGAATCGTCCCGCACACCCAGTAGAGAACCCAGCTCAGCGGAGGACGAACCAGTCTTCTTATCACCTTCTACTTCCGATAGGAGGAGTCGCTCCATCAAGCGGCGCAGAGAATCCTTTTCTGGTTTCAAATCTCATGCTATAAAGCTACCCACAAATTACCGCGATATAGTCTATCCGAAGATCCCGGATGTAGAGCCAGGTTTTGAGGTGAGTTCATTGAATGTTAGAAAGTTTGACACAGACAAGAACACTAGCCCACATGGCAAATAATATATTCACACTTTGACTGTTACCTAAGAATCAGAGAATTCTTGTAAAACTCATCACATGAATATTTGTCGTTTTATAAGCAAGTCTACATGATTATGTAAAAGGAAACCATTGAAAAACCGGTGGAAGATTCAAAAACATACTTCGGTAGGGCCAAATTCAAATATACAAAGACcaattttattaatataattcGCATCACAAACTCCCGaagtacaaaatttaaaataaaaattaatttggGAGGAACTTACCTATATCGAATCAGGTAATAGTTTTCATTGTTAAGTCAAAAACATGAAGTATGCCATATCTTGGGTCAAATCTGTCATGTACAACATTAATTGTATACAGCAAACATTGCGAACTGGATATTCCATATCATTATACTTGTCTAAAGTGTCTAAAGGGACACCTTCATGGCGACTGTTCTCGTAAGCACGGTTATAAATTCGGTACCAACTAACACAGATCCTGCTCCCGCAACCGGGGTCCTTTCTGTTAACGCACACACACCCGCCTTCCTCTTGTCCTATTGGGATTATGTAAGTAATGAAATTTAACTCATTAAGCCACTGTTTATTAGCATACTTAATAGGGAAGGCTTTCCCTGTATGTTTGATTGGGCCAATTACCAATGTTGTTGTATGCCATCAAGGCTGTGCTGTGTAGTATTATAAGCCGGTGAGTCGACCTGCCAGGCAAATCTTTTGTCTGTCGACTAAGTGCGAGGCGAATGGGCACGAAATGCAACAATGACTGAGCAGGTCATTTCACAGTCAGCTGCTAACAACAGGATTGCCAGGCTTCAGGGACAAGCCCGTTCAATGGTCAAAAGTCGCTGATCAATACCGTTATTGGTTTTCCAAACGTCAAGTTTTTCTCTTCTTTCCTTCTATGTAAACCTTACTGAAACCAAACCATGCCCGACTAAGTCAACctctcaccccccccccccccaccctccaacTCCGGGTGGATAAGCTGTATTCTCGTTACAAGTGTATTGACGGGTTAAATATTAACTCGGGCACATCTACTATAGGCCAACTGAACAAACTTCCTCTACTGAATCCAGCTGTTTACGCGAGGCAGAGTGGAAATTAATTTCGTTAAGCTTTTGTTAACATGCTTTCAATGCCATGGCACTCCGTGAAGTCAACATTAATATATGCTCAATATTTAGCCCCTTACGAACGCCACACAGGTTCTCGGCTGATTCCGGTAAGAATCGTGACTCGAATGACAGTCCACAACGTGCTGCAGTTCATAGGTATAGAtttattgtataaatgtattatcCTCGGTATACCACATGGAAATAACTTGCTGCAAGCCTTCACGAAATCTCTGCCTGGAGACGACATATGGGTCATTCTCTTTTATTGTAGCATGGATGTTCAAACGGTGAGAGAATAGAAAAAGATGTTCAGCTGTCACTTTAGAGTGTCACAATATTGTTACCGTTGGACGACTTATGCTGATAATTTATACAGGACATCTGTTTTAGCGATGGCCACATGGAATTAAATGTTCGAATCAGATATAGAATCAGACGTAGAATACCTCATGATAGCGTTAATAGCCTGTTACACGTACACAGAATATTTATGGAGTTTTTTGTGATGTCATTCAGGTAGTTATAAGattgcattatttattattataaatatgggggggttttattgtaacatatGGCCTGGAATATGgagggagaaaaccaggcagagaagGAGAAACAGGATAGTGAAGTTCGAATTTTGGTTTTAAACTTTCTAGTCGACAATGaaagattttaacattttaacaagaTTTGCACATTAATcaccattaatttatttacatattttgcaTGTAATAGTTTTCACATATCAGAAAAAGGCTCAGCATAGGACTGTTCAACTAATTTTGTTCTCTTATTACTCTTTCTTATACATTCCAGCCCCTGGTTCGGTTCCGGCGCGCAGTGAAAAGTGTGCAGGTACTCCTCCGAGCCACAGACAGGAGCAGGTAAATATGTGATCATTACAACATTACAGCTATCTTATTTAGGATTCAATCGTGTATAATTCCGAGGCTCATCTCACAAGATACAAACTTGGAACATACACTTACGTGTTCAAAGGCATACTTCTAAAGGCTGGATTCCTAACTGTCATGCAGAGACACATTTATGATCAGAATTTGATCACTGCAGAACATATAAACAATGTATTATAATGGAATTTCGAATTTTAGGTCTATTTCTTTGATATAGTATTATGGCCGCCTTAATAGTTCGACATTGGTTGTGCAGATTGATCTGGCTGTTACAGACAGTTTGAAAAGTTGACGACAGGTGTATGCACATCTGGGTTTGCCTTCGATCCgctgtacaaaatatatatgacgCTAACTCTTTCACCTAACTTTATACCCTGATTCTTGTAATTGCCTTATAATTAGTCATTCGCGAGCAACTATTTATTCAAAGCTCTGTACTGGTCAGGTCGAATCCAGTCCTGGCTGATCTGACCGCGACCttaagtcaggatgtttgtaCCTGccaaagggcggtggtttactgtgGCCATAcgggttttctccacccataaacctggcgaCCATCATATATtaataagttaaaaattctagAGTATATGGCAGTGAATAAACCAAGCCTCTGCTCCATGCATGTGAACCTGTATACAAGTCGTGTAGTAACATGGTTTATATTGTATGACCAATCAAAGAAAGAACATACTTATCTCTGCGCTCTCGTCCTCGAAAGAAAAAAGGTTCGTTAAAAGTttataacttttagtcaaatttCTTTTCAGACATACTGGTCAAATAACTACCCCGTCCACTGTCTCGTGGGTCCAGATACATAATGATTTGGAAATCAACAAACGCGCGCGGGCAGAAAGGGGACTGCTTTTTGACCCCGATGACTACAGAGCAAAACGAGAGGTCAGTGAAGACTGTTTAACCTATTTGCGAGTTAACAAAATATCCACCCCTCAAAGTATGCACCATTTTTAGATACATAACAGCCACAGCAGTGACATTTACTGTGGCATATGTTCGACATTCTCTAGTTCTCACGGGTGTTTATCCCGCCTGTGATAATACGTATCATTCTCCTGTGTTGATCCACAATATTTTGGCATTCTTAAATTGCTCTGTATCAAAAACCTGAAAAGATAGGAAGGCCAAAACTAGTGAAATAAGCCAACCCCGCCCCACGTAGGAACATTTTGTGTGACTTTCGAGTTTGACTCCTAATTTTCATTTGGTAATTGTTCATAACAGCTGCAACTCAGTTCTGAAGCCAAAGCGATTTTATCGATGGAACCTTCAAAGCGGACAGCGGAACAGCTTCATGTGGCGTTGGTAGCTCTCAACCAATCAGTGGAAGCTTTCAGCGAATTCCCCATCAAAATGCAGGAGTCTCTGGTGCGAGTGGGGTTTTATGAACAGTAAGTATATATCATAATTTATCCGCAACTAATCCGCCCTCTTGTTAGCAAATTTGGATGGAAATTCTGGTGCCCGTGGAGTAGAGTTAACTTACGACTGTATAATATAGACCTACAATCAGTTTGTTTTAAATGACAATTGTGAATATATAGACTCAGatttaatgtgcatgtatatctaATATGTTTTTTGTCTTGCTTCTCGGTCTTTTTTGTTCACTTTCCTGATAAAGTGCGGCCAGCAATGAAAATGGAAGTATTCGGACAAATTCTAATGTATATACTTTCTCTCAGTTTCGAGGCGAACCGCGTCATCATTCGCCAAGGCCACTTTGCCGACAATTTCTACTTAATTATAACAGGTTTGGGTAAGTAACCAGCTACTTTTCATCCTTTTAGTATTTCAAATAAACCAACACAACCGTATCACTATACCACTGATTAAAGCTTGAATAGCTTTGCTTCCcgattcatatgtacatgtatgtgtacactatCTGAGATCAATGTCGAGAACGGTAGATGTTAAACATTTCAATCGTATATTTCCTCCATTAGTCAATTTCACCAGAGTGTTGTTTGTTGAATATTAGGATGACAACAGTTTTGCTTATGCCCagattacaaaaatattacGTGCTTTATTCACTTTGTCCTTATTTGTCAACCAGCTGTTGTGACCATCCTGGAGACGGATAAACAAACAGGTGAATCAAGCGTAAGAACTGCGGCGTTTCTAAAAAAGGGCAAAAGTTTTGGGGTACGTATGCGGTGTGTGCCTTTAGCTGCACCAACATGCACTTTAACTCATATCCTCGTTTACATGTGAATTTCATTTAATTCTGTGGACATTTATATGAGCTTGAATGTGTTCATGTGACAAACCTAAATGAACAATGAGAAATGCAAAGATCAAATATCAAACATCTTCGTAAAAgtctttgtgtctttttttttctgcttcagGAATTGGCATTGATGCACGGAGCATTGCGAAGTGCCACGGTCACGTGTAAAGATTCTGTGGAACTATTGGCTGTTGGGCGGCAGGATTTTATTAATGTATTCATGCACGTGGAGAAGAATCGAGAGCCTGAGCACATCCAATATCTGAGATCCATAGACACCTTCTATGGATGGCCGATTGAGAAACTTCCATACGACAATCCAAAAATATGCTTATTTACTTTCTTCCGGTAAGATCATTTTCGGCATGCAGCGAAATTAAAGATACAAAATTCAAGCGAACTCGATCGGATCGTTTACGGAGGGATTTTGCAGATTACGCATGGATGGTGAAGTTTGCGAAATAGGTCGCGAATTGATACTAGAAGATTATTAACATCAGGGGGACTCTTTTGGACTATTTTCGAGATTCTGTATGCACAGCCTAATATTGTAAAATTAactggagaaaacataaaaaaaaatacgtaaTGTTCAGAagaaagaatttcaaaaaatagttctaaatgtggtcttcaatacttTTTCGACTTTTCTTTAAAGATtaaaaaacacttgaaaataattattttatggTACGTATTTGTAACCACTTTTGGTATAGATAGTCTTTACCTAACAATGTTATTTATGAGGATgtagcacatgtttaataaatatattggcACTAGTATTGGGTCTTTGCAGCTATCAAATGTGTTCAagctggattttgatcatattaatatttttaatctgttcataaatattgtaataattCATATTATAAGCATATATTTGGATATAGACAACGAatttacattcagataaatttattctACGTGCATCGCATCCTTATATAGAACATTACTATGCAAAGACAATATACGCCAAGAGGTGGTCACAAATATCCAccgcacaaaaatattttgaaatgtcctttcctcctgaaagaaaaaataaaaaaaatattaaaggccATATTTCCAAATAAGTTTTCACACCTTTTCATCTGactttggcatcatttttatgctttcCTCTCCTTTTACATAGATATTGATTAACCACAGTGACTGTCTTTAATGGCAAGAGAGACTGCTACgttgtttttatcatttttcagaAAAGGCGTTCTATTATGCAGAGATAGCATTCTCTCAGACTGGGTTTACATCATTAAGACAGGGACATGTAAAGTTCTTAAAGAACTCCGCATTCCCAAGTCGGATTTCTTCGGGAAAAGCAAATTGAACAAGACAGGATCCGCCAGTAGGTACCCAGATTTAAAATCTTTCTTGTGTTGGAACCTTTcttcagtatatttatttataataatacgTTGTTGTTTTGCACCGTACTAGTGTCACTTGGAAAGTCACCATTGTTGTCCAGTGCAAGTATGATCATATAAATCCATCGCAGTAGTAATAATATTAATTGGAGGACGTCTCAAAGTAGATAACAGAAACAGGGCTATCGTGTTTTTTCTGCCCAGCGAGGACTATTccagagaaatattttttgtacctGCCAGTTTGCACCATCGATTTGTTCTAGACCACTCATCCAAGACTCGAACGAGCTCTGGCCAGCATGGACCATCATACCTTACTACACCAAGCAGTAGCAGCAGCAAGAGCAAGAGAACGGCTGAGGCGAAGAGAAAACTACCTTGTGTCCGAGCTAGATGTGAAACCGAGTGTGAGTGTATTTGTCTTATACCTTGTATTATTAGAGATGTCATGGACCCTAAGCTCATAGTCGAATTCCAAGTTTCTCTTTGTCATGGAATTTCAAAATCTTCCTATGGGCGTTTCTTTCTGCGAAGATTTAGCATTGGTTTAAACATTGGTTCGGCTGTTTCACGACAGCGTGTTCTGAGTCCAGGCAGGTACAGCGCCAGCATTGTTGTGTTGCCTCACTGAAATACCAtggaaaaataccagacatgacactaaACCCTAACACCAAACTGGCCAGCACTTGACCTTATCACAGTACGCCAAACGCCAAACCAATAATGTACACGTACGAAGATTGCAGATTTGCAAGTTTCCCATATGAGTTTCCACTATTACACCATCCAAGTGTCGATTTTCAGCCTACATTTGATTGCGTTCTTCGCCATCATAGGGAAAGTTTGGTTTGGTCCTTTAATCATATTGTGTCACTTAttctttaaagtttaaaaatatattagcCACTGAGATCACTTTGCTGGTAACGTGGAGGTTTAATCAAAGCAACGGGCATACTCGACCCCGATAATCAGTCAGTGAGATCAGCTAACTAAATGAGATATGCATGTGgattttatttcagtaaagACTTCTTCAGAAGAGCACCTACAAAAGTTGACGAAGATCTACTCGAGGGTGCACCCAGAGCCGGTAAGTGAGGTTGTGCTAACCCACAATATAAAAAGTAAATGTCAAAAGTCCACGGACAAAAGTTCTGGTACTGCATCTATAGCCGGCAAGTGATGCTGTAAGCAGTTCCCGAATCTGACAGCCCGTGATCTGATGTTGACTGACATGTGAGAAATTAGTGGTAAAAATATCTCGATGGATGATTTCTTATCAAGAAGTTCTCCAACGCAAGGGAAGTGTCAGCTAATTGGCAACCGTGACGCGGACTTTGTACCCCATTTTCAAGTGTGCATATACGTCCAATGTAATAACCACCAAAACACATCTTGCAGTTTATTTCAAATCCTACTCTGAACAACGACACTCATCAAAGATCAAAAATGGCAAGCCAAGAAAATAACTAGAACTACATTCGTCCGTGAAGTGACTATTGTGGTCTCAGTGTGGTGAGATTCAGGCTGCTCTAATTTCGCGTATGACCGGATGTCTACGCATCTTCAATGCTTctcaactatacatgtatatctatacgccacacgtggaaaagttcgtcagtcacttgccaaagatcggtggtttctTGAATATCGCGCTATATgacaattaaatcaaatcaaatcattttaaagGTAGCCGATTCAGAAGAAATAAACCACACCGACAAGGAAGTGAGTGATCCAATCGAGGCAAGCACCAGTATAGATAGAAATGTCTCTGGTAATGGGAATAACAACAGTGGCGTGAGCTGTACGGACATCCTTGATCCGGAGTCTGAAGGTCCCATGCCCTACAATTCCGCCAATGCCACGAGGACAACCGATCAATCACGAATGAAGCCGAAATGCAACCCAAACTCGGCATGCCCCGAACCGAATTCTGTTTTTGTCCAAGTCGCCAGATTGG encodes the following:
- the LOC135469039 gene encoding uncharacterized protein LOC135469039, with protein sequence MELTIPELTSLLPQPVRQPSFFKTRVPTHIYGPGTQQGKVTSPLIKRLEGRFLSVEDDGLSYEDFTKQLKLYEEISKPVPREKSKVEIISEWKRERIKSGAVKPLVRFRRAVKSVQVLLRATDRSRHTGQITTPSTVSWVQIHNDLEINKRARAERGLLFDPDDYRAKRELQLSSEAKAILSMEPSKRTAEQLHVALVALNQSVEAFSEFPIKMQESLVRVGFYEHFEANRVIIRQGHFADNFYLIITGLAVVTILETDKQTGESSVRTAAFLKKGKSFGELALMHGALRSATVTCKDSVELLAVGRQDFINVFMHVEKNREPEHIQYLRSIDTFYGWPIEKLPYDNPKICLFTFFRKGVLLCRDSILSDWVYIIKTGTCKVLKELRIPKSDFFGKSKLNKTGSANHSSKTRTSSGQHGPSYLTTPSSSSSKSKRTAEAKRKLPCVRARCETELKTSSEEHLQKLTKIYSRVHPEPVADSEEINHTDKEVSDPIEASTSIDRNVSGNGNNNSGVSCTDILDPESEGPMPYNSANATRTTDQSRMKPKCNPNSACPEPNSVFVQVARLGPKDVFGLEHPILSALTPATSMSLVSDGAECILINRKFFMQHLTDVDLKRLRLSMQPYPTEEDLKRKLQNKQDWIAYKTRALNDHLAFTRHVQDTLSLYY